In Oncorhynchus nerka isolate Pitt River linkage group LG26, Oner_Uvic_2.0, whole genome shotgun sequence, one DNA window encodes the following:
- the LOC135564954 gene encoding charged multivesicular body protein 6-like, with amino-acid sequence MGNVFGRKSRPSRVTEQDRAILQLKQQRDKLKHYQKRVTLQLEKERSLAKQLLKDGKKEKALVLLKKKRYQDQLLDKTENQISNLERMVQDIEFVQIEMKVIEGLKVGNDCLKSMHEAMSLEDVERIMDETQDAIEYQRQIDELLSGSLTQEDEDAVLSELEAITQGEDVELPEVPTEPLPEVPEPAETEPERRPARNKENREMLAA; translated from the exons ATGGGAAACGTTTTCGGGAGAAAGAGTCGCCCTTCTCGAGTTACAGAACAAGACCGAGCGATTCTG CAACTGAAACAGCAGAGAGATAAACTGAAGCACTACCAGAAGAGAGTCACCCTAcagctggagaaggagaggagtctGGCCAAGCAGCTGCTGAAGGATGGAAAGAAAGA GAAGGCACTGGTTCTTCTCAAGAAGAAGCGTTATCAGGATCAACTGCTAGACAAGACTGAGAACCAGATATCAAACCTGGAACGCATG GTTCAAGACATTGAGTTTGTCCAGATCGAGATGAAAGTCATTGAGGGGCTGAAGGTtggaaatgactgtctgaagaGTATGCATGAG GCCATGTCACTAGAGGACGTGGAGAGGATCATGGATGAGACTCAGGATGCTATAGAATACCAGAGG CAAATAGATGAGCTGCTGTCAGGCTCCCTGACTCAGGAGGATGAGGATGCTGTGCTATCTGAGCTGGAGGCTATCACTCAG GGAGAAGATGTAGAACTTCCAGAGGTCCCCACTGAGCCTCTACCAGAGGTCCCAGAACCAGCTGAGACAGAGCCAG AGAGAAGACCAGCAAGGAAcaaggagaacagagagatgctGGCAGCGTAG